One genomic region from Arthrobacter pigmenti encodes:
- a CDS encoding MinD/ParA family ATP-binding protein has product MANEKKSATPSAEDQSQQGPDEAVAGGDQSVPEASESSRNADDFGDEAGAPEAEGAQEAAGAPNAEDAPEATDGEPADDAEPTLSSEGSEPYVGNASEAQANGHFVVQAPQPERLPHIGITAAADGQVPGQHPTEAADLTVADSDIRLSEDDEGSGWMPSPGRRPETGRSSAGMGGAPDRSARREKEEGPEPASSLTADRLLASQQRPPVGGWRLWLYKASFGYLNLGDSDAIRIRRALEHRISVRLGERTRYVPVLSRKGGVGKTTVTTLLGMALADIREDRIIAMDANPDRGTLSDRSPGRAEYTARQLVQNRFMVDSFAQLSSYVARDGSRLHVLASDTDPTVAQAFDDADYRAVTDILGRYYSIVLTDSGTGMVHSVMKGTLEKADAVVLVSGGSVDEARLASETLSWLEAHGRHDLVAKAIVVINMSSGSRTEVNVNEIEEHFRSRVGTVIRIPYDRHLAEGSRVDLAKLQPRTRDAVTELAALVVDQLH; this is encoded by the coding sequence ATGGCCAACGAGAAGAAGTCGGCTACACCGTCCGCTGAGGACCAATCCCAGCAAGGACCAGACGAAGCTGTAGCCGGCGGGGATCAATCCGTTCCAGAGGCGTCGGAGTCGTCCAGGAACGCGGATGACTTCGGTGACGAGGCAGGTGCGCCGGAAGCGGAAGGTGCACAGGAAGCGGCGGGCGCGCCCAATGCAGAAGACGCTCCGGAAGCGACAGACGGCGAGCCCGCCGATGACGCTGAGCCCACCCTCAGTTCGGAAGGAAGCGAGCCGTACGTCGGCAATGCCTCCGAGGCGCAGGCAAACGGCCACTTCGTTGTCCAGGCGCCCCAGCCTGAGCGGTTGCCGCACATCGGCATAACCGCTGCAGCGGACGGACAGGTGCCGGGACAGCACCCCACTGAGGCGGCGGACCTGACCGTTGCCGACAGCGACATTCGGCTATCCGAGGATGACGAAGGTTCGGGCTGGATGCCGTCGCCCGGCCGCCGGCCGGAGACCGGTAGGTCTTCCGCAGGCATGGGCGGTGCTCCGGACCGTAGCGCACGGCGCGAGAAGGAAGAAGGCCCGGAGCCGGCGTCGTCGCTCACTGCCGACCGCCTGCTGGCTTCCCAGCAGCGCCCTCCGGTGGGCGGTTGGAGATTATGGCTGTATAAGGCCTCCTTCGGGTACCTCAATCTCGGAGACTCCGACGCCATCCGCATCCGGCGCGCCCTCGAGCACCGGATCAGCGTGCGGCTGGGGGAGCGGACCCGCTACGTTCCGGTCCTCTCGCGCAAGGGCGGAGTCGGTAAGACCACGGTCACCACGCTGCTGGGCATGGCGCTTGCCGATATCCGCGAGGACCGCATCATCGCGATGGACGCCAACCCTGACCGCGGCACGCTCTCGGACCGTTCGCCGGGCAGGGCTGAGTACACCGCCCGCCAGCTGGTGCAGAACCGCTTCATGGTGGATTCCTTCGCTCAGCTTTCCAGCTATGTAGCGCGGGACGGTTCGCGGCTGCACGTGCTCGCCTCGGATACGGATCCCACGGTTGCACAGGCTTTCGACGACGCCGACTACCGGGCGGTGACGGACATCCTCGGGCGGTACTACTCGATCGTGCTCACCGACTCCGGAACCGGAATGGTCCATTCGGTGATGAAGGGCACACTGGAGAAGGCCGACGCCGTGGTGCTTGTGTCCGGTGGAAGCGTCGACGAGGCCCGCCTGGCTTCCGAGACCCTCTCGTGGCTTGAGGCGCATGGTCGCCACGACCTCGTTGCGAAGGCGATCGTGGTCATCAACATGTCCTCGGGCAGCCGCACCGAGGTCAACGTCAACGAGATCGAAGAGCACTTCCGCTCCCGCGTCGGTACGGTGATCCGCATCCCGTATGACCGGCATCTGGCCGAGGGATCACGGGTTGACCTGGCTAAACTGCAACCGCGCACGCGGGACGCCGTAACGGAACTTGCAGCCCTCGTCGTCGACCAGCTGCACTGA
- a CDS encoding mycothione reductase, which yields MTHYDLAIIGSGSGNTLITPEWDGKKIAIIEGGTFGGTCLNVGCIPTKMFVYPAELARAATDAGRLGVDVQLTGVRWEALRDRIFTRIDSISEAGRTYRGAELEDVDLYEEEVRFTGDRTLKTASGEVISADQVVIAAGSRAVVPDIPGLDLPQVHTSDTVMRLTEQPRRMLIIGGGYIAAEFAHIFSSLGTDVTLAVRSEFMLRSLDDTVSEQFTESARAQWKLLTGHQVSRVSSNGDGSVTADLAGPDGTALQVEADVVLVATGRKPNSDRTGAAEVGFDLAEDGRVEVDVFQRVLRRGQPVEGVWALGDVSSPFQLKHVANHEARVVTHNLLHPDALHASDHRYVPAAVFTRPQIATVGLTEEQALERAERTGSKALVAVQQYGSTAYGWAMEDTTGFVKLIAEEDTGTILGAHIMGQDASNLIQPVIQAMHFGLDAFTMARGQYWIHPALTEVVENALLSLKTPSTGG from the coding sequence ATGACGCACTATGATCTGGCCATCATTGGCTCAGGCTCAGGCAACACGCTGATCACGCCGGAATGGGACGGCAAGAAAATCGCCATCATCGAAGGCGGCACATTCGGTGGTACCTGCCTCAACGTCGGCTGCATTCCCACCAAGATGTTCGTCTACCCGGCGGAGTTGGCGCGCGCCGCGACCGACGCCGGCAGGCTTGGCGTGGACGTTCAACTCACCGGAGTGCGCTGGGAGGCCCTACGGGACCGTATCTTCACCCGGATCGACAGCATCTCGGAGGCGGGGCGTACTTACCGAGGTGCTGAACTGGAGGACGTGGACCTCTATGAGGAGGAGGTGCGGTTCACCGGCGACCGAACGCTGAAGACTGCGTCAGGAGAAGTAATCTCCGCCGACCAGGTGGTGATAGCGGCCGGTTCACGCGCCGTCGTTCCGGACATTCCCGGGCTTGACCTGCCGCAGGTACACACCTCGGACACAGTCATGCGCCTGACGGAGCAGCCCCGCCGGATGCTGATCATCGGCGGGGGATACATTGCCGCTGAGTTCGCGCACATCTTCTCCTCGTTGGGAACCGATGTCACGCTCGCCGTCCGGTCGGAATTCATGCTGCGCAGCCTCGATGACACCGTGTCGGAGCAGTTCACCGAGAGTGCGCGTGCCCAGTGGAAGCTGCTCACCGGGCACCAGGTGTCCCGGGTTAGCAGCAACGGCGACGGATCCGTTACGGCGGATCTTGCCGGGCCGGATGGCACCGCGCTGCAGGTTGAGGCCGACGTCGTTCTGGTCGCGACCGGTCGAAAGCCGAACAGCGACAGGACCGGGGCAGCGGAGGTCGGTTTCGACCTGGCTGAGGACGGCAGGGTGGAAGTCGACGTGTTCCAAAGGGTTCTCCGGCGCGGCCAGCCTGTCGAAGGAGTGTGGGCGCTCGGCGATGTCTCGAGTCCGTTCCAGCTCAAGCATGTAGCCAACCACGAGGCTCGTGTGGTGACGCACAACCTGCTGCATCCCGACGCCCTGCATGCGAGCGACCACCGGTACGTGCCGGCGGCTGTCTTCACACGCCCCCAAATCGCCACCGTCGGCCTCACCGAGGAGCAGGCACTCGAACGGGCGGAGAGAACCGGGTCGAAGGCCCTTGTGGCGGTGCAGCAGTACGGTTCGACGGCGTATGGCTGGGCTATGGAAGACACCACCGGATTTGTGAAGCTCATCGCAGAGGAAGACACCGGGACTATTCTCGGTGCGCACATCATGGGTCAGGATGCATCGAACCTGATCCAGCCGGTCATCCAGGCAATGCACTTCGGGCTGGACGCTTTCACCATGGCGCGCGGACAATACTGGATTCACCCGGCGCTCACCGAGGTGGTGGAGAACGCCCTGCTTTCGCTGAAGACGCCCTCCACCGGGGGTTAG
- a CDS encoding AMP-binding protein encodes MREFSVPAKVQVPRDSNTTHLVVKQAEKASNPALFATKDDSGQWSDVSATAFLSDVRALAKGLMASGVQAGDRVAIMARTRYEWSLVDFAIWFAGAVSVPVYETSSPSQVGWILGDSGAVAAFVESGRHENVVRQAVTTEGLDAFKHVWQFDGNGLDPLRAAGADIDDAALEERRLIAGLDDVATIIYTSGTTGKPKGCELTHGNFVELSENAAAALPEVAHEGAQTIMFLPLAHVFARFISVLCVAAGATVAHTPDVKNLLPDLQSYKPTFILAVPRVFEKVYNNSMLKAEDGGKGKIFHAGADVAIAWSKAEQAGKVPFALKAKHALFDRLLYGKIRTAMGGRVQHAVSGGAPLGDRLGHFFHGIGLMVLEGYGLTETTAPIAVNTPQKIKIGTVGAPLPGNAVKIADDGEILTKGVCVLKGYFKRPDLTEEAFTDGWFHTGDIGQLDDDGFLRITGRKKEIIVTAGGKNVIPAQLEDTIRANALVSQCVVLGDQRPYISALITLDEEALPGWLERHHLPAGTTVAEAARHSAVQAEIQALVDHANESVSQAEAVKVFRIVERDFTEASGHLTPSMKIKRAQVLKDYSALVEEIYVQPKAPRVG; translated from the coding sequence GTGCGCGAATTCAGCGTTCCGGCCAAAGTGCAGGTCCCCCGGGACAGCAACACCACGCACCTCGTCGTGAAGCAGGCCGAGAAAGCCAGCAACCCTGCCCTGTTTGCCACGAAGGACGATTCCGGTCAGTGGTCCGACGTGAGCGCAACTGCTTTCCTCTCCGATGTCCGTGCCTTGGCGAAGGGGCTGATGGCTTCGGGTGTGCAAGCTGGGGACCGGGTCGCGATCATGGCCCGTACCCGCTACGAGTGGTCGCTGGTGGACTTCGCGATCTGGTTCGCCGGTGCCGTGTCCGTTCCGGTGTATGAGACTTCCTCCCCGTCGCAGGTCGGGTGGATTCTCGGTGATTCCGGCGCAGTCGCCGCATTCGTCGAGTCCGGACGGCATGAGAACGTGGTGCGTCAGGCAGTAACTACTGAAGGTCTGGATGCTTTCAAGCACGTCTGGCAGTTCGACGGCAACGGCCTGGACCCGCTGAGGGCGGCAGGAGCCGACATTGATGACGCGGCGCTCGAGGAACGGCGGCTCATCGCCGGTCTCGACGACGTCGCCACCATCATCTACACCTCCGGAACCACGGGGAAGCCCAAGGGGTGCGAGCTTACGCACGGCAACTTCGTCGAGCTCTCTGAGAACGCTGCCGCGGCCCTGCCCGAGGTGGCTCATGAGGGCGCGCAGACCATCATGTTCCTGCCGCTCGCGCACGTCTTCGCCCGGTTCATATCGGTGCTGTGCGTCGCTGCCGGCGCAACCGTTGCTCACACCCCCGACGTCAAGAACCTACTCCCGGATCTGCAGAGCTACAAGCCCACCTTCATCCTCGCTGTACCGCGCGTCTTCGAAAAGGTCTACAACAACTCCATGCTCAAGGCGGAGGACGGCGGGAAGGGCAAAATCTTCCACGCGGGCGCTGACGTTGCCATTGCCTGGTCCAAGGCGGAGCAGGCCGGGAAGGTGCCGTTCGCGCTGAAGGCCAAGCACGCGCTGTTCGACCGCCTGCTGTACGGAAAAATCCGCACGGCCATGGGTGGGAGGGTGCAGCACGCCGTGTCAGGCGGAGCTCCACTTGGCGACCGCCTCGGGCATTTCTTCCACGGAATCGGCCTCATGGTGCTGGAGGGCTACGGGCTCACCGAAACCACTGCTCCGATCGCCGTGAACACCCCGCAGAAGATCAAGATCGGCACCGTCGGCGCTCCTCTGCCAGGCAACGCCGTCAAGATAGCCGACGACGGCGAGATCCTCACCAAGGGCGTCTGCGTGCTGAAGGGCTATTTCAAGCGGCCTGATCTGACCGAGGAGGCGTTCACGGACGGCTGGTTCCACACGGGTGACATCGGCCAACTGGATGACGACGGGTTCCTCCGGATCACGGGGCGCAAGAAGGAAATCATCGTCACCGCCGGTGGAAAGAACGTCATCCCTGCCCAGCTCGAAGACACGATCCGCGCCAATGCGCTTGTGTCGCAGTGCGTGGTCCTGGGGGATCAGCGGCCGTACATTTCGGCACTGATCACCCTGGATGAAGAAGCGCTGCCGGGCTGGCTGGAGCGGCACCACCTACCGGCAGGGACCACTGTGGCCGAAGCAGCCCGGCATTCGGCGGTACAGGCCGAAATTCAGGCGCTGGTGGACCACGCCAATGAATCCGTGTCGCAGGCCGAGGCCGTCAAGGTGTTCCGGATTGTCGAACGGGACTTCACCGAGGCCAGCGGCCATCTCACGCCTTCGATGAAGATCAAGCGGGCGCAGGTCCTCAAGGACTATTCGGCGCTCGTTGAGGAAATCTACGTCCAGCCGAAGGCTCCGCGGGTCGGCTAA
- a CDS encoding ROK family glucokinase — translation MPGTARYAPRPLRGRGLAIGIDIGGTKVAAGVVDPDGVIVASARRETPGQDPRRVETVIVDLVRELGRGRRIRSVGIGAAGWMDLDNGTVLFSPHLAWRNEPLRANLEKLLRRRVTVLNDADAAAWAEWRFGAGRGEPRLVCITLGTGIGGAMITDGVLERGRHGVAGEFGHQIIVPNGHRCECGNRGCWEQYASGNALGREARELATANSPVAQSMLREVHGQAESITGAVVTRLALQGDPACRELIDDVGQWLGLGIANLAAALDPGTFVIGGGLGAAGSLLIDPARRSFERNLTGRGFRPAAVITTAALGPEAGLVGAADLSRIRSGPLLRRGYGAAPVARRGERR, via the coding sequence ATGCCGGGGACCGCCCGCTACGCACCAAGGCCTCTGCGCGGCCGCGGGCTTGCCATCGGCATTGACATCGGCGGGACCAAGGTCGCGGCCGGTGTGGTGGATCCCGACGGCGTGATCGTCGCCTCCGCGAGACGGGAGACCCCGGGGCAGGATCCCCGCAGGGTCGAAACCGTGATTGTGGACCTCGTTCGTGAACTGGGACGCGGACGGCGTATCCGCTCGGTGGGAATAGGCGCCGCCGGCTGGATGGACCTTGACAACGGGACGGTCCTGTTCAGCCCTCATCTGGCATGGCGTAACGAACCGCTGCGGGCGAACCTCGAGAAGCTGCTTCGCCGCCGGGTCACCGTGCTCAACGATGCTGACGCGGCGGCCTGGGCTGAGTGGCGGTTCGGTGCAGGGCGCGGCGAACCTCGCCTGGTCTGCATCACTTTGGGCACCGGGATCGGGGGCGCGATGATTACGGACGGCGTCCTCGAACGTGGTCGCCACGGGGTAGCGGGCGAATTTGGGCATCAGATCATCGTCCCCAACGGGCACCGGTGTGAATGCGGAAATCGTGGGTGCTGGGAACAGTACGCTTCCGGCAACGCGCTGGGACGCGAAGCACGCGAGCTGGCTACTGCGAACTCGCCTGTGGCCCAGTCGATGCTCCGCGAGGTGCATGGTCAGGCGGAGTCGATAACCGGGGCCGTTGTCACCCGGCTCGCCCTGCAGGGGGACCCTGCATGTCGGGAACTTATAGACGACGTCGGGCAGTGGCTTGGACTGGGCATCGCCAACCTGGCGGCAGCGCTTGATCCGGGCACATTCGTGATCGGCGGCGGGCTCGGCGCTGCCGGCAGCCTGCTGATCGACCCTGCACGCCGGTCGTTCGAACGCAATCTCACCGGACGCGGCTTCCGCCCGGCAGCGGTCATTACGACGGCGGCGCTCGGCCCGGAAGCCGGGCTGGTCGGGGCCGCGGATCTCTCACGCATCAGGTCCGGGCCGTTACTTCGGCGCGGCTATGGTGCCGCGCCTGTTGCACGTCGGGGCGAACGCAGGTGA
- a CDS encoding alpha/beta hydrolase, whose protein sequence is MTDPSEIAAFSSRGAGARARTGVLLSHGFTGSTVSLLEWARYLADQGFAVRLPLLPGHGTTWQELARTPWRRWYEEIETSYRDLARQSDDVVVAGLSMGGALALRLAALEPVAGVVVVNPGLTIADQRARYAGLLKYLLRSVPAIGNDIKKEGIDERAYTRTPVAAVHQLSQLFRDTTLRLPQVTAPTLVFRSNVDAIVPESSLDVLQQHIGSPDLEIVRLENSYHVATMDHDQELIFERSAAFIEHVTAGTSA, encoded by the coding sequence ATGACGGATCCTTCGGAGATCGCTGCGTTCTCCTCCCGCGGTGCGGGCGCACGCGCGCGTACCGGTGTGCTGCTCAGTCATGGTTTCACCGGTTCGACGGTGAGCCTCCTGGAGTGGGCGAGATACCTCGCGGACCAGGGGTTCGCGGTGCGCCTCCCGTTGTTGCCGGGACACGGAACCACGTGGCAGGAACTTGCGCGCACACCGTGGCGGCGGTGGTATGAGGAGATTGAAACCTCGTACCGGGACCTGGCACGGCAGAGCGACGACGTCGTGGTCGCCGGATTGTCAATGGGCGGCGCCCTTGCCCTCAGGTTGGCGGCGCTGGAGCCGGTAGCCGGCGTCGTCGTCGTCAATCCCGGGCTGACCATCGCGGATCAGCGGGCCCGTTATGCAGGGCTGTTGAAGTACCTGCTGAGATCCGTCCCGGCGATCGGTAATGACATCAAGAAGGAAGGCATCGATGAACGTGCCTATACCCGCACGCCGGTTGCTGCCGTCCACCAGCTTTCACAGCTGTTCCGTGACACCACCCTGCGACTGCCGCAGGTCACCGCTCCTACGCTGGTGTTCAGGTCGAATGTGGACGCGATCGTGCCGGAGAGCAGCCTCGATGTTCTTCAACAGCACATCGGCAGCCCGGACCTGGAGATAGTACGGTTGGAGAACAGCTACCACGTGGCCACCATGGACCACGACCAGGAGCTCATCTTTGAGCGCTCCGCAGCATTCATCGAGCACGTGACGGCAGGTACCAGCGCATGA
- a CDS encoding 1-acyl-sn-glycerol-3-phosphate acyltransferase, whose protein sequence is MFYWIMKRIIVGPLVNLLFRPWVKGMDNIPSTGAAVLVSNHLSFSDSIFLPLSVPRPVVFLAKSEYFTGRGVKGKLTAAFFRLTNQLPMDRSGGAASATSLSAGEEVLRSGGLLGIYPEGTRSPDGRLYRGKTGVAKLILATGVPVIPVAMIGTDKVQPIGRRIPNIRRIGIIVGEPLDFRRYAGLGEDRFVQRSVTDEIMYELMRLSGQEYVDVYASSVKERLANAKSAGKKAPRAVDPKRRAAVRLEGSSGSEAVPPSNSALPPSVEGPLPGEIRTIGRPMDKPSPAAEQSGAAPDEEGGQNSRAM, encoded by the coding sequence GTGTTCTACTGGATCATGAAGCGGATCATCGTCGGTCCACTTGTGAATCTGCTGTTCAGGCCCTGGGTCAAGGGGATGGACAACATTCCGTCAACCGGCGCAGCAGTGCTGGTGAGCAATCACCTTTCCTTCTCGGACTCGATTTTCCTGCCCCTGTCTGTACCGCGTCCGGTGGTGTTCCTCGCCAAGTCCGAGTACTTCACGGGGCGGGGAGTGAAGGGGAAACTTACTGCCGCCTTCTTCCGGCTGACCAACCAGTTGCCGATGGACCGCTCTGGCGGCGCCGCGTCAGCCACATCGCTGTCGGCCGGCGAAGAGGTGCTTCGGTCGGGCGGCCTCCTCGGCATCTACCCGGAAGGGACCCGCAGCCCCGACGGGCGTCTCTATCGCGGCAAGACCGGCGTTGCCAAGCTCATCCTCGCAACCGGTGTTCCGGTCATTCCGGTAGCGATGATCGGTACGGATAAGGTCCAGCCGATCGGCCGCAGGATACCCAACATCCGCCGGATCGGCATCATCGTGGGGGAACCGTTGGACTTCCGCAGATACGCCGGACTGGGAGAAGACCGCTTCGTTCAACGCTCGGTCACCGATGAAATCATGTATGAACTCATGCGGCTCTCCGGCCAGGAGTACGTTGATGTGTATGCCAGCAGCGTGAAGGAGCGTCTCGCGAATGCGAAGTCGGCGGGCAAGAAGGCGCCCCGCGCGGTGGACCCAAAGCGCAGGGCCGCCGTCCGGCTGGAGGGCTCCTCCGGAAGCGAGGCCGTTCCGCCCTCGAACTCCGCGTTGCCGCCGAGCGTTGAGGGGCCATTGCCCGGCGAGATTCGCACCATCGGCCGCCCGATGGACAAGCCGTCCCCGGCCGCAGAGCAGTCCGGCGCAGCGCCGGACGAGGAGGGCGGCCAGAACAGTCGCGCTATGTGA
- a CDS encoding class II 3-deoxy-7-phosphoheptulonate synthase, which translates to MTETTVTPATTPSSTDHGLDNWRELAISQQPSWQDAAVHQSALKELSTLPPLVFAGEVDVLRGRLADAAQGKAFLLQGGDCAETFDGATADRISARVKTILQMAVVLTYGASLPVIKMGRMAGQFAKPRSSNDETREGVTLPAYRGDMVNGYEFTPESRGHDASRMVRAYHTSASTLNLIRAFTQGGFADLRLVHHWNKGFTANPAHSRYESLAREIDRAVHFMEACGADFDALTRVEFFASHEALLLDYERALTRTDSRTGLPYDTSAHFLWIGERTRDIDSAHIDFLSRVRNPIGVKLGPGTSPDDALALIDKLDPNREPGRLTFITRMGAKNIREKLPELVSRVTDSGAQVLWVTDPMHGNTVTSPNGYKTRNFDDVMDEVRGFFEVHSSLGTFPGGLHVEMTGDDVAECLGGADPVDQEAFLERYESVCDPRLNHMQSLEMAFLVAGALSRR; encoded by the coding sequence GTGACCGAAACAACTGTGACCCCTGCTACCACCCCCTCATCCACCGATCACGGGTTGGACAACTGGCGGGAGTTGGCGATTTCGCAACAGCCCAGTTGGCAGGACGCCGCGGTGCACCAGTCCGCGTTGAAGGAATTGTCCACGCTTCCCCCATTGGTCTTCGCGGGCGAGGTTGACGTACTGCGCGGGCGGCTCGCCGATGCCGCGCAGGGTAAGGCATTCCTGCTTCAGGGAGGGGATTGCGCTGAAACCTTCGACGGAGCTACGGCCGACCGAATCAGCGCCCGCGTAAAGACCATCCTGCAGATGGCTGTTGTGCTCACCTACGGCGCGTCCCTGCCTGTAATCAAGATGGGACGCATGGCCGGGCAGTTCGCGAAGCCCCGCTCATCCAATGACGAAACCCGTGAAGGCGTCACCCTCCCCGCCTACCGTGGCGACATGGTGAACGGGTACGAGTTCACTCCCGAGAGCCGGGGACACGACGCCTCCCGCATGGTGCGGGCCTATCACACCTCAGCCTCCACCCTGAACCTCATCCGGGCGTTCACGCAGGGCGGCTTCGCCGATCTACGTCTGGTTCATCACTGGAACAAGGGATTCACCGCCAATCCGGCGCACTCACGCTACGAATCATTGGCCCGCGAAATAGACCGGGCAGTCCACTTCATGGAAGCCTGTGGAGCGGACTTCGACGCACTGACGCGCGTGGAATTTTTTGCCAGCCATGAAGCACTCCTGCTGGACTACGAGCGGGCGCTCACCCGGACTGATTCCCGCACTGGCCTGCCGTACGACACGTCTGCGCACTTCCTCTGGATCGGTGAACGCACCAGGGACATTGACAGCGCGCACATCGACTTTCTTTCCAGGGTCCGCAACCCGATCGGCGTGAAGCTTGGCCCGGGCACATCCCCGGATGACGCATTGGCGCTGATCGACAAGCTCGATCCGAACCGCGAACCAGGCCGGCTGACCTTCATCACGCGGATGGGGGCCAAGAACATCCGCGAGAAGCTGCCTGAACTTGTTTCCCGGGTGACGGACTCCGGCGCACAGGTGCTCTGGGTGACAGACCCGATGCACGGCAACACTGTGACCTCGCCAAACGGTTACAAGACGCGCAACTTCGATGACGTCATGGACGAAGTTCGTGGATTCTTTGAGGTCCACAGCTCACTGGGGACGTTCCCCGGCGGTCTGCACGTTGAAATGACGGGCGACGACGTCGCCGAGTGCCTGGGCGGGGCGGATCCTGTGGACCAGGAGGCCTTCCTTGAACGGTATGAGTCCGTGTGCGACCCCCGGCTCAATCACATGCAGTCCCTCGAAATGGCGTTCCTGGTGGCCGGGGCACTCTCCCGGCGCTGA
- the pknB gene encoding Stk1 family PASTA domain-containing Ser/Thr kinase, whose amino-acid sequence MSTVYLATDQRLERDVALKVLYPHLAEDDRFLERFEREAKSAARLSHPHVVGVLDQGVEEGPEHSIAYLVMEYVPGRTLRDLLRERGHLTPRQALAMLDPVVEGLAAAHDAGLIHRDVKPENVLLAERGSIKIADFGLARAVSAGTNTGTLVGTAAYLPPELVSGGAADARSDIYSAGIMLFELLTGTQPYHGEAPIQVAFQHVNSRVPAPSAMVPGLAEDLDELVLWCTAVDPEERPIDGNALLGELRHIRTTLSDAELDFGHDQQSSAPSAGGAPHSVRHPQPANHTEVMDAGVQYTEVVDSQSHLTEVVTAQGSPTTVLRGDSNATTVIGSTPMAGSVPERQLDAAAREKLARRDFKAYQKEQARAAQRPEKTLRPGNRGRRNVLLILLLALLVFLAAAAGWFFGVGPGALVAVPDVSSRPVTAAQALLTEAGLSSTAEEVYSDSVDEGLVISSEPAASTEIRRWEGVQLLVSLGPELFAVPETVGLSEAAAAGALVAAGFGVGEVTREFSDSVPTGVVIASDPAVSVQLQAGTVVNLTVSQGPEPVDVPSVLGLPQDEAVALLEAAGLAAEIAEEQINDVDVPAGSVLTQSPADGQLTRGQAVSLTISAGPRIVMVPDVFSDPETVAIEKLEAAGFNVEVNYAFGSSVLGLVAGQDLTGEHPEGSTVTITVT is encoded by the coding sequence ATGTCTACGGTCTACCTCGCCACCGATCAGCGACTGGAACGGGATGTCGCGCTGAAGGTGCTCTACCCCCATCTGGCGGAGGATGACCGGTTCCTTGAGCGTTTTGAGCGTGAAGCGAAGTCCGCAGCCCGGCTGTCGCACCCGCACGTCGTCGGTGTTCTTGACCAGGGAGTCGAAGAAGGCCCGGAGCACAGCATCGCGTACCTCGTTATGGAGTATGTGCCGGGCCGCACCCTGCGGGACCTGCTCCGGGAACGTGGACACCTGACACCGCGCCAGGCGCTCGCGATGCTCGACCCGGTGGTGGAAGGCCTCGCGGCAGCACATGACGCCGGGCTTATTCACCGGGATGTGAAGCCCGAGAACGTGCTCCTGGCGGAGCGCGGGAGCATCAAGATTGCGGACTTCGGCCTTGCCCGTGCCGTGTCCGCGGGCACCAACACCGGAACCTTGGTGGGAACAGCTGCCTACCTTCCGCCCGAACTGGTGTCCGGAGGAGCAGCGGATGCGCGCAGCGACATCTATTCAGCGGGCATCATGCTGTTCGAACTGCTTACCGGCACCCAGCCCTATCATGGGGAAGCACCCATCCAGGTGGCCTTCCAGCACGTGAATTCTCGAGTCCCAGCACCTTCCGCCATGGTGCCCGGCCTTGCCGAAGACCTCGACGAACTCGTGCTCTGGTGCACCGCGGTGGATCCGGAAGAACGCCCTATCGACGGCAATGCGCTGCTGGGCGAGCTGCGCCACATCCGCACCACGCTCAGTGACGCGGAACTCGATTTCGGTCATGACCAGCAGTCTTCTGCGCCCAGTGCAGGTGGAGCGCCGCACTCCGTGCGTCACCCCCAGCCAGCCAACCACACCGAGGTCATGGACGCGGGAGTGCAGTACACCGAGGTGGTGGACAGCCAGTCCCATCTCACGGAAGTGGTCACGGCGCAGGGCTCCCCCACCACCGTTCTTCGCGGTGACTCGAATGCAACCACGGTGATCGGCTCGACGCCGATGGCCGGCTCGGTGCCCGAGCGCCAGCTTGACGCAGCTGCGCGGGAGAAGTTGGCGCGCCGGGATTTCAAGGCATATCAGAAGGAACAGGCGCGGGCAGCGCAGCGGCCGGAAAAGACGCTTCGTCCGGGCAACAGGGGACGCCGGAATGTGCTCCTGATCCTCCTCCTCGCGCTACTCGTCTTCCTCGCCGCAGCCGCAGGCTGGTTTTTCGGTGTGGGGCCGGGCGCACTCGTGGCTGTTCCGGATGTGTCCAGCCGCCCTGTCACCGCCGCCCAGGCGTTGCTGACAGAGGCGGGTCTGTCCTCCACGGCAGAGGAAGTCTATTCCGATTCCGTGGACGAAGGGCTTGTCATCAGCAGCGAGCCTGCGGCAAGCACGGAGATCCGGCGCTGGGAAGGTGTGCAGCTACTCGTCTCGCTGGGCCCCGAACTGTTTGCCGTTCCCGAAACCGTTGGCCTTTCAGAAGCGGCTGCAGCTGGTGCGCTGGTTGCAGCTGGGTTCGGAGTGGGCGAGGTGACACGCGAGTTCAGCGATAGCGTCCCGACGGGAGTGGTCATCGCATCTGATCCCGCAGTCAGCGTTCAACTGCAGGCAGGGACGGTCGTCAACCTGACAGTCTCCCAAGGGCCGGAACCGGTCGATGTTCCCTCAGTACTGGGCCTGCCCCAGGATGAAGCGGTGGCTTTACTCGAGGCGGCCGGCCTCGCCGCGGAAATCGCCGAAGAACAGATTAACGACGTCGACGTTCCGGCGGGATCCGTACTGACCCAAAGTCCTGCCGATGGCCAGCTGACCCGCGGCCAGGCTGTTTCACTCACCATCTCGGCAGGCCCGCGCATTGTGATGGTACCGGACGTCTTCTCCGACCCCGAAACGGTGGCGATCGAGAAGCTGGAAGCAGCCGGTTTCAACGTCGAGGTGAACTACGCATTCGGCAGTTCAGTGCTGGGCCTCGTCGCCGGCCAGGACCTGACCGGCGAACATCCGGAAGGTTCCACCGTAACCATTACGGTGACCTGA